The genomic region TATTTGAACTGATTGATAAAAAAGTCTCACTGTTATCCCAAAATCCTGCATATTCCACTAAAATAGATTTAAATAAGACTAGGAAAAATGTTGCTAATAGGGGATATAATCTAGATGATATTTTGCCTAAAAAGGAAAGAGTATACCTAGAAAACAAACATGACTTTGACTTATTAGGCGAAACACATAACATAGATGAAATAGTAGATACAGACTTTAAACAAAAGGCGGTAGAAGCTGTAGCAGCAATCCCAGGCCTACAGTTTGCGGTGGTTAACATGGTCGTGCCTTACCCAAATCAACCAGCCAATAAGCAAAAGTGGGTAATAAACAATATAGATACTAGCCCTAATGTGGATCAGTTCCACTACCCTTTAAAAGGCGAGGTATTTAATCTGACAAAAAAAGTTATTTCTGATATTTGTCTACCAAATGCCAAGTGGTTAAATGGGAAGGGAGGAGTAAAAAATGAAAACCAAACTAGCTAAAAGAAGAATTAAAATGCAGCTTTATAAAGCACTTTGTATTTTACTTCACCCAAAAGAGTATGAATTAACTCCCTACCAATCATCTCCTATCAAACGTAGAATCACCACTATAATTGCTAACGATAAATCAGCGGTGTACCTGCACATAAAGGGGGACCTGTCAAAAGCTGGCTACCGTAGCTGGCTTCGTCGTAAAGCTCGCAGTAAAGAGCTTTCCTGCTATGACAAAATTAATCAAAATAAGAACGTTGAAGCAGTGTTAGTTGGGAAAGCCTCTGAAATAGAAGAAGTGGCTAGACTAGCGTGGGCAGGACCTATAAATGCAAAAGTAGAGAATGTAAAAACCCTATGGTTTAACAAACCGTCAATTACCGCTGAAACTAACGATGATCAAAATGTAGATCAAGTTGCTTGGTCTCAAGAAACTGCCAATCTAATTAAAGAAACGTTGAATCACCTAAATTCTAAGAGTGATATACTCCAAAAAACTAACAAATTTAAAGAAAAGAATTTTTTTAATAGTAGCGTGGATGTAAAGCGAGTGGCAGATGATAAAAATTTATTTGTGACAAGCTTTAGCAGGTCAAACTATATAGTTTCACCACGTGAAGTAGTAGGATTTCAGCAGGCAATTACATCTGAAATCTCAAATATAACAGACACGTTCACTAACCACAAACATTTAGTAAAAGAATTTTTAACCGCCCATAGTTTGCATGCACCTGAGGGAGATTGCTTTACTGAGCTTCATTTAGCTAAAAACTATTTCAAATCATGCAATCACCCCATAGTTGTTAAGCCTGCTGATGGTAGGCAGGGGAGGGGAATTACTGTAGATGTTAGGAGTGAAACAGAGTTAGAAGTCGCATGGAACTTTGCGAAAAAATATCACAACCAAATAATTTTAGAAGAACTAGTACTAGGTGTCGATTTAAGGGTTTACGTTATAGGTGGCAAAGCCTCTACAGTGCTTCTAAGAATTCCTGCCAACATTGTTGGAGACGGCACAAAAACAGTTCAACAGCTAATAGAGGCTAAGAACAAAAAAAGACTACAAAACCCTCACCTAGCAAAAAAACTAATTATCCCTGACACATCATCTCTGCAATTTTTAAAACGTCAGGGTCATACTATGAATTCTATTCCTCAAAAGGATGAGGTGGTTTTTCTACATCTAAAAGCTAATTTAGGAGCTGGTGGGGATAGTATAGCTATTACTAATTATACTCACCCTGACTTGAAAAGGTTAGCTGAGCAGGCTGCAAAAGCAGTTGGGTTACAGGATTATTGTGGAATTGACCTTTTAGTGGAATCCATAGACGAACCTCGCCTAAACCAAAAATGTAGCATAGTTGAGGTAAATTCTAAAGCAAATATTTTTATGGTTAGATTTCCTATGTACGGCAAACCTACCGATACAACACAAGAATTTATGGATTATATGTTTAACGAAGACAAATACGATAATTCATACCCTAAAGATAAAAAGAAAATTCAACTAACCGGTTTGTTAGATAATAACATTGTTCAGTTAATAAAAAGCTTCGCAAAAGATCTTAATTTAAATGGCCGTATTTCTTATGCTGAGAAAAAGGCGGAGATAATAGCTGAAGGTAGACGGCATCATATCTTGATGTTTTTAGATAAACTCTGGAATTTAACTAAAACCCACCTAGGTTCTGTGGACGGCCTTTTAGTTGAAAAACATGAAGGAGATTTACCTCAGGAAAGCGGATTTGAAGTTTTATATGATAGTACACTAGGTGTTAATCATATAGAGAAATCCAACTCGTTTTCTAACATCAAATTACCGGTTACAAGGTATAATCCAAAAGTAATTAAAAAGAATTTAGACATACAATTGTTTGTGGAAGAATTTAGGGACCTAGGGTACTGCGCTGAGCATGCATATGAAGACCTAATAAAGGTAACTAAAGATGGCAAAACAGGTATAACTGGAATTAGACATAGCTCAATTTTTTCAGATCAGGCTTGCGAGAAAAAATATATGTCTAAAAAATTAATGGCATTCAATAATATACCAGTCCCTAGAGGAGCTATTATCAAAGCTAAACATCTTAAAAAAGCTTTAAACTTTTATAAAAACTTCCCTCAAAACTGTACAGTTACCGAGCTTAAGCCACATAGTTTTTACCTAGAATCAAACAGTTTGGTAAAACATGTTGTGAAAGGCAAAAAAAGTCTAAAATCTGTTTGGAAAAAGGCACTAAAAAGAGGTGTCAACAATCTATTAATAGAAGAAAAAATAGATGGGTTTGATATTAACATAGCTGTTGTTGATGGGCAATTTATTTGCGCTCAAATTATAGCTCCCGTAAAATTACATGGTGATGGAAAATCAACAGTTTCTGAACTAATTGATGAGATAGACACATTTAGATCTAAGAATCCTTTCTATGAATCTAAGTTAATAGCCCAAAACGATGCTGTAATGCAGCAGCTACGGGATTCAGAACTAAACTTAGAGGATATACCCAAGCAGGGAGAAAGTATCGTTCTTAAAGGTGTTTTTGAAACTGTAGATATAACTGACACCTTACATGATGACTTTAAAAAGAAAGCAACAGATGCCGTAAATTCAATACCAGGCTTATTGTTTGCAGCTGTTAATATGACAATACCAAAACCAGACAATCCAATTAACATGCAAAAATGGATAGTCAATGCAATAGATACAAACCCATCAGTTGCTCAGTTTCATTTCCCATGGAAAGGTAAACCAGTTAACCTCGCTAAAATAATAATCCAAAGACTTTGCTTAGCTGGAAAGATATATTGGATCGGTGAATAACTATTATTCGACTTACTTTTATACACATAGGAGTGAAGGCATTGCTAGAAAAACTAAAACTGATGTTAAAAAGTAACACGGTAGCTTTGGTAACTTATAGGCTTATAAGAAAAACTATTAAAGCTTTTTACAAGGCAACACAAACCATTTTGGGATACCTTTTAATTGCGCCAATCTCATATGTAGTGCCAAAGAAAAACTATGTGGTATTAACGAGCAGATTTGGCGACTTCGAAGGTAATTTAAAGTATCTATACCTTTATTTAAACGATCAAGATAGTAAAAACAATCAATTTATATTTCTAACAAAAAAAGACTTAACTTATAAAAGGTTAAAGGAAAGCAACCTTAAGGCATGGAAATATCCTACTGTAACAACTTTACTTAAGTTGTTACAGGTTAAGATTGTTATAGTTGATGGAAATGAATGGGCCACAGGCCTTAAATACTTTTTCTTAATCAGGGCAAAAAAAGTACAAATATGGCATGGAACAGGATTAAAAACAATAGGACTGCTTAAACCAAATTACCAAAGGTTAAGCAAGATTCATAAGGCTTTTCGCAAAGAAAACACCCCTTATGATCTTGTCGCTTTAAGTTCAGATTATCAAGTTGAAACAAGAGGGAAGGCATTCAACTACAAAGAATTAATAGTTAATGGTCTTCCTAGAAATGATATCTTTTTTAATGAACAATTTTTAGAAAAAGGCCTAGCTTTTGACGGGACTTCCATCGATGAATACAAAAAGCTAAAAGAAGAAGGCTATAGGCTGATAACCTATACTCCAACTTGGAGAAAGCATCAAAATGATCTATACCAATTAGACCTAAAAGAGCTCAATCAATTTGCCAAAGAGCACAAAATAAAGTTTATAATTAAGCTACATTACAAGCACGACTGCAACTTAGAAACACAAGGGCTAGAAAACATAATAGAATATGACAAACATGCTGATATATATCCACTTTTAGCAATAACAGACTTGTTAATAACAGACTACTCATCTATATATTTAGACTATCTGTTACTAGACAAACCAATAATTTTCTATCCATATGATAGCCAAGATTATATAGATGGAGAAAGAGCGTTATTAGTAGACTACGAAAAGACAACCCCAGGACCTAAGGTATATAAACAACTTGATTTACAAAATGAGATTTTTAATAGTGTAGTTGAAGGCACAGATATATACGAGAAAAGCAGAAACAATATGAGGGAGAAATTCTTCAGCTATGCAGATGGGGATGCTTCCAAGAGAATATGGGAGTATATTAAAGATAACTTTATACTATCTAACTCCACTAAGGAGCAGAGTAAGGTTAATTTGAATAATCATAATAAAATGGACGTTTAAGATTTAGCCAAAACGACTGATAGATTATTTAAGATTTATTAAATTTGAGTTCTGTTTGTTTTACGTGGTATGCACAAAGGTAGGAGGAACTTATGAAGAATTTCATTAAAAACAGCTTAATACTTGGCAGTATAGTGTTAAATACTGTATTTTATTTCCTAAGTGGTTTTTCAAAACGAAAGCCAAATAGAATCATGTTCGGATCCTGGAGCGGTTATAAAATTGGTGACAATCCTATGCATCTACTAGACTACCTCAAAAACAATGAAAACATCGAGATTATTTGGTGTGGGAAAAAACATCTTAAAGATATCGATATAATAAACCATAAAAATGTACAATTTGTGCAATATAATACATTAAAAAGTTTATATTATGCACTTACCTCTAAATATGTATTTATTTCTAATACTTACAGAGATATAGCCCTGATAAATCTTTTTAAAGGCGCAACCTTTGTTCAGCTATGGCATGGTTTTGGATTGAAGAAAACCTTGGCTACAAATAAAAGGTCGCGTTTAAAAAAGTTATATTATGAGTTGGGAAAAAATAGCTATGAAAAGTATAGCTACTTTATCTCTTCATCAGAATTAAATACAAAAAAACTTCTATCAGCCTTTAAAAATAACGGCATAACAAACGATAAGGTAATTGCCAGTGGCCAACCTAAAAACGATTTCTTATTAAAAGAGCGTAGTAACTCTTATATACAAGTTATAAAGGAAAGGTACAAGCTAAAGTATGCTATACCTACAGATAAAAAAATAATACTTTACCTGCCTACCTTCAGGGACAATAAGCCAACTTTTTCTTTTTCCGAGCTTAAAAATAAAGATGAACTCAAACTGGAAAAGGAATTAAATAAAAACAATGCAATCATAATAGAAAAGATGCACTTTAAAGATAGCGGAAATAAGTCAAAGAGGGCAGATGAGCATATTTTCAAAGTATGTAAAACTGAGGAGATAAATGAACTACTATTGATAAGTGACATGCTGATTTCAGATTACTCTAGCTGTTACCTTGATTATCTTCTACTAGACAGACCTATCATTCATTTTGCCTATGATTATAATGAATACAAAACCGTAGATAGAGGTTTTTATTATGATTTGGATGTACTTGCAGCAGGACCTATAACTTATACATTAGAAGAAACCATAGAACAAATAGCTAAAATATTAAATAATCAGGATAACTATAAACAAAAGAGAAGAGCAATTAAACAGCTAGCAATGACTTATGAAACAGGTGATAGTTGTAAAAAGATATCAGATGTCGTTCTAAGCGAAAATGTTGGTTCGGCTTTAAAATAAGATTATTTTTTATTTAAAATTATAGGGAGAGACTTGGGGGGAGCCGCTTGAATTATAAAAAGATTATAAAAAGCAAAGAGCTAAGATTTAAAATACTAAGTTGGCTTGAATTTATCCCAGACAAAGTTATGGTGAGATTGCAGTACTGGATAAAGACTGGAAAAATATTAAATTTAAAGCATCCTAAAAGGTTTAATGAAAAGATTCAGTGGTATAAATTGTTTTATAGAGATCCTTTAATGACAAAATGTGCTGATAAGTATAGAGTTCGTGAATATGTTGCTAGTAAAGGCTATGAGGAAATTTTAATTCCTCTATGCGGTGCATATGATTGCGCTGAAGAGATTGATTTTGACAAACTACCAGATGAGTTTGTCCTAAAAACAACTAATGGTAGTCACACAAATATAATCTGTAGAAACAAAAAGAAGTTAAACATAAGAGATACAGTGAATACATTAAATTCCTGGCTAAAACAAAAGTCTGTAAAGTTAGGTAGAGAATGGGCTTATTATAATATTGAGCCTAAAATAGTGTGTGAACAATTTTTAAAAGATTCACAGGATGTAAATAGTGAGTTGAAAGACTACAAGTTTCTATGCTTTGATGGGGAAGTAAAGTATATCTGGGTAGATGTCAATAGAAGCACTAATCATAAGAGAAATTTTTATGATGTAAGCTGGAATTATCTTGAAGTGGAAAGTGACGTTCCCAGTTATGGTGATAACATAGAGAAACCAGAGGGACTTAAAAAAATGCTAGAAATAGCTCAAAGACTTTCGGAAGAGTTTCCACATGTAAGAGTTGATCTATACTGGGTTAACAATAAAGTTTATTTTGGAGAGTTAACTTTTTACTTGTTAAGTGGGTATGAATCCTTTTACCCTGATAACTTTGACTATGTGCTTGGCAGAGAGTTTAATCTACCTGAAGTTAAAACTAAAGTTTAACTACCTAACCCAAAGACCTTAGGTCTTTGGGCTTTTTTTGTTTTATGGCCTGTTAAAAGCAGGATTTTTGAAAGTTTATGTAGAATAATTATTTGAATGTCACGTAAAAGGGGCTTTACAACATTAGATAGGGAGGAGCTGTTTATGTGGGGAAAAAAATTTTATTAGTCATAATAACAACTGTATTATTTATTTTTACTGCGCCCCTTGATGTATGGGCTAATGAAGGAGATGTAGCCGACTACATAAATTTTGATCAAAAAATATATATTGACATTATGGAAGAGCACTTCATAATAGGCGAGGACTATGATGGAGTTTTGGGATTTAGTAGTAAAGATACGAAAGTTTTGCAAGTCGCTAGCGATGGCAGACTAATCCCTCAGGCTCTTGGAACAACTGAGGTAGAAGTATTCAAAGCCGGTAGTAGTGTAGGGGTTGTTGATGTACATGTCTATTTAAGTGGAGATGTAAACGGCGATGGTCGTGCAAATGTTTCCGACGCTATCAAAATCTTACGCTATGATGCGCAGCTAGAGAGCTTTACAAAGGGGCAACGTATCGCTGCTGATATAACCAAAAGTGGAAGTGTTGGTATATCAGATGCTATTAAAATCCTACAAATGGATGCAGGGCTGGTAGATCGTAAGCCTAGGGTGTCTTTGGACTCTTCGCTAAGTCTTTTACAGCCTAATGACTTTGTTCAGTTAAATGCTAAAGTTTTACCTGATAGTAAATCGGACACAAAGGTAGAATGGGCATCTAGTGATGAAACAGTTGCCGAAGTTGATTCAAACGGTATGGTCACTGCTATATCACCTGGTAGAGCAAAAATTAAGGCTAGCACACAAGATGGCTCGTCTGTAGCAACAACTGAAATAATTGTAGATTGGCTTGAGATGGAAAATTCTTATACACGTTCCTTTCTTTATGATGAGCAGGATGAGCATAAAGATGAGCAGCATAATGTAAGCTATGAATTTGAAATAAAAGATAACAGGGTGACTATAAAGGGCAGCAGTGATGTTGATGATGAGTCAAAGTATCAATATTTATATTATCAAGTAAAAGATGCTGCAGGTAAAGTAGTAAAGGCGAATACTGTACCTATAGACTTTTCTGAATATGAAACAAGCTTTAACTTATTTTTGTCAGAAGGAATCTATGATTTTAACGTTTATTTTGGTAAAGAGGAAAATGGAGATGACCTAGAGGAGTGGCTAGAAATCACATCCCCAAGCATCATTAAAATTTCTGATGAAATAAGTTTTGCAGTTGGCCTAGATGACCATAACGTAGTTTACACAAAATACAACATGACTTTAGAGGAAATCTTAGATAAACAAATGGCAGTAAACCCTCAAACTGATTTATATGGGGGAGGCTGGAAAAGTGCTAAGCGTGAAGATGTAGAGTACTACTTAAACCCTGAAAATTTCAATTTTTATCCTGAAGAAGGCATAGACCAAATTGTAGTCAATGCCAGCTCTTTAAATGTTAGGAGAGGGCCTTCTACTAGTTACGACAGAATAACAAGTGTAAGTAGAGGAGCTACGTACGAGTTTGTTGATTTTAGTGATGGTTGGTATAAAATTAATTTAGGAAGTAGAAAAGGTTGGGTACATGGCGACTTTGTATTACGCTCTGCAGTTAGCAGTAATGATGTCCCTGATCATATGTTCCAGTTTTTAATCCTTTCTGGAAGTGCTGAAGTTGAAGCAGAGGAGCTTGATAGGATTTTAAATAATAAAGGAACACTTCATGGGACGGGAAATGCTTTTATCGCGGCTGGAAAAGAACATAATGTTAATGAGCTATACCTTATCTCGCATGCGTTGCTTGAAACAGGTAATGGCACATCTGATCTAGCTGAGGGCATCCTAGTTGATGAAGTAGATGGAAAAGAAGTAGAACCTAAAGTAGTGTATAATATGTATGGGATAGGCGCTAAGGATAGAGATCCTCACAGGTTAGGGGCTGAGTATGCATATGAAGCAGGTTGGTTTACACCTGAAGATGCGATTATAGGTGGAGCTAGATTTATTTCTAGAATGTATGTAAATCACCCCACCTATAAACAAGACACTTTATACAAAATGAGGTGGAACCCTGCTACTCCCGCAACCCATCAGTATGCCACTGACATAGGTTGGGCTGTGAAACAAACAAGTAATATTAAATCATACTATGATCAACTAGATACCTATGTACTAAGGTTTGATATTCCTAAATATTTAGAAGAAAAGTAATGATTAGCTAGGGCAGGGGTAAAATCTTGTCCTAGTTTTTATTTGTATTTTATGCTACTCGTTTTTTTAGACCTACTTTGTTCCGCTCAGTACCCCCTCCTCAGTGAGGTGAGGGGGGAGTAACCTTTAGGGCTTGTGTCATTGCGTTTCAGATATGATATAATACAGATGATAGAGTAGTTCCTTGGGTTTAAAAAAAGTAAGATTTGAGGTGTGTTGTTATGTCAAAAATTTTAGTAACGGGTGCTGCTGGGTTTATAGGGTTTCATTTGTCTCAATATTTATTAAAAGCTTCTCACCAAGTTATAGGTGTAGATAATATGAATGATTATTATGATCCGGCGCTAAAAGAGGATAGGTTGGCGATTTTAAAGCAGGATGGAAATTTTATATTTTACAAACTGGATTTAAAAGATAGGGAGTCATTAGATGATTTATTTGCAAAATATCAGCCTGATTATGTTATAAATTTGGCTGCACAGGCTGGGGTGAGGTATTCTATTGAAAATCCACATGCTTATGTTGATTCTAATTTAGTAGGGTTTGTAAATGTACTGGAAGCTTGCCGGAATTATCCTGTAAAGCATTTGCTTTATGCTTCTTCTAGCTCTGTTTATGGTGGCAATAAAGTAGCTCCTTTTTCTACAAATCATAGTGTTGATCATCCTGTAAGTCTTTATGCAGCAACCAAAAAGTCTAACGAGTTGATGGCTCATACGTATAGCCACTTATACAATATCCCAACCACAGGGCTGCGCTTTTTTACTGTCTATGGTCCCTTTGGCAGACCAGATATGGCGTACTTTTCCTTTACTAAAAATATAGTTGCAAAAGAAGAGATTAAGGTATTTAACCATGGGAAAATGGAAAGAGATTTTACTTATGTTGATGATGTTGTTAAAGGGGTATATAAGCTATTAGATAAAGCCCCAAAGGCTAATAAAGATTGGGATGAAAGTAAAGACGAGTTAAGCTCAAGCTTTGCACCTTATAAAATCTATAACATAGGAAATAATCAACCGGTACAGCTGATGAAGTTTATAAATGTTTTAGAGGAAAAGTTAGGCAAAGAAGCTAAGAAAAAGTATATGGAGATGCAACCTGGAGATGTGCTAAGGACATGTGCTGATATTTCAGATCTAAAGCGAGATATAGATTATCAGCCTACGACGAGTATTGAAGAAGGGCTTGATAAGTTTGTAAGCTGGTATAGGGAGTATTATAAGGTTTAGCGATGGTGAAGTTGGTTAGTTGGTCAGGGGCAAAACCTTATTGGCCACGGTAAACATCACGAAATAAGCTACATGCTGGGTCCAAACTCGTTCATTTATGGTGCCCAAATCTGAAAGCCCCTGTAAAACACACTGGCAATGTGAACCACCATAGCCCAAATAGGGGGCTTTTACTAATTGATAAAGTCATCCTGAGGTACGCCGAAGGATCTAGCTCATAAGAGCGCAGGACCCACACAACGGACTCCAGCTTCCACTTTCCACCTTCAACTTTATTAACGAATCTGACTCAGCAGAATTAGCAAGTTTATAGTATGCCGTTTGGCCCAGCAGAATAAGCAAATTTATACGTTTTCGCGGCCAGTTGGTTTTATATTGGTTCGATTTAGGATCAGTGAAAGGTTGGTTAGTTGGACAGTTAGAAAAGATTTCGAAATAAGCTACGGTGGCTGTGGTTGTTTTTGGTGGTCATTACCATTATGGTTAGCCATTTGCTGATGGGTTGACACAGAGGTCAACCATCCCATATGATAACGCTTTCCACTTTCTACTTTATTAACGAATTTGGGTCTGTCAGATTTAGCACCGGCCTTTTGAAGCAGATGAAATGTGAAAGATGAAAGTTGATAGATATAATTCTTGTATTGATGCTTTAACATAATTTCTATTTATGACCTATCAAACTATCAAGCCAAAATTGAAATGAGCGGAGTGATAATATGCGCCAATTAATAAGGTATATAATTGCATTATCAAATCTTTATGGAATGGTTCATAAAGATAAAGTTTTAGAAATTTACAACAGTCAAAATGAAGACCACGTTAGTCTAGCTGATGTAGAGGAGTTTTTTACTAGTCCACCGGAAGAACTGGAAGATTCATTTATCTATTCTCATCAAGATTACTTTGTTCATCAGACAATTCTAGAAAATGATGATTTTGAGTCAATGTTAAAAAAGAAGGGTGATAAGCCTCACTATGTTCCGAAGAAAAATGAACTTCTAAAATATGTCGATGAATGGTACTTTGAAAAAACAAAGCAGTACAATACTCTTTTAAAATGTGTAAAAGAGAACTTCTTTAAAGATAGTGACGAGAAAGCTGAGTGGCTCTGTGAAGATATTTATGGAATATGTCAGTTTGGAGCCAATATGCAGGTCGTTTTAGATGCTTTCAACAATCAAGGTATAAATTTTGATGATATGGATCAGGTCAATGAAGTTATGCAGCTTGTGATGGACCTTTCTAATAACATTAGGATATGGGAGAATAATGGCCATACACCTCATGAAATATTTGAGAAGGTTGAGAAACCGCATTTAAGATCACTTCCAGATAAACCCTATGAGTTTAAAGACCCTAACGTTATAGATATGAAGACCAGAAAGAAAATCGGAAGGAATGAACCATGTCCTTGTGGTAGTGGGAAGAAATATAAGAAGTGTTGTTTGGGGAAATAAAAAAACCACCAAAGTTCTGACTTTAATTGGCCACAGTAAAGATAACGAGAGTAGTGATAATTATTATGAAGTCTGAGGTTAGTAGCCTATCTTGAAAACCATAAAACCTTAATTGGCCACGGTAAAGACTGCTATATTGGCTACATGAGTAGTGGTAATAAGTAGTATGAGGTCGGAGGTTGGTAGCTTGCTTTGAAAACCATAAAACCTTAGTTGGCCACGGTAAACATAACGAAATAAGCTACATGCTTGGTCAAAGCCCGTTTAAATATGGTGCTCATATTGGTAAAAACCTGTTTTTATTGTAGTAAATACATAGTTACAAACTTTTTCTGATTTTAAAGAAATAATTAGATTATAATACAAAAGTTCCTGATTTTCATAGTGTATCGGTAGAAGATAGTACTATTATTGAGAGAAA from Proteinivorax hydrogeniformans harbors:
- a CDS encoding CDP-glycerol glycerophosphotransferase family protein, which produces MLEKLKLMLKSNTVALVTYRLIRKTIKAFYKATQTILGYLLIAPISYVVPKKNYVVLTSRFGDFEGNLKYLYLYLNDQDSKNNQFIFLTKKDLTYKRLKESNLKAWKYPTVTTLLKLLQVKIVIVDGNEWATGLKYFFLIRAKKVQIWHGTGLKTIGLLKPNYQRLSKIHKAFRKENTPYDLVALSSDYQVETRGKAFNYKELIVNGLPRNDIFFNEQFLEKGLAFDGTSIDEYKKLKEEGYRLITYTPTWRKHQNDLYQLDLKELNQFAKEHKIKFIIKLHYKHDCNLETQGLENIIEYDKHADIYPLLAITDLLITDYSSIYLDYLLLDKPIIFYPYDSQDYIDGERALLVDYEKTTPGPKVYKQLDLQNEIFNSVVEGTDIYEKSRNNMREKFFSYADGDASKRIWEYIKDNFILSNSTKEQSKVNLNNHNKMDV
- a CDS encoding glucosaminidase domain-containing protein is translated as MGKKILLVIITTVLFIFTAPLDVWANEGDVADYINFDQKIYIDIMEEHFIIGEDYDGVLGFSSKDTKVLQVASDGRLIPQALGTTEVEVFKAGSSVGVVDVHVYLSGDVNGDGRANVSDAIKILRYDAQLESFTKGQRIAADITKSGSVGISDAIKILQMDAGLVDRKPRVSLDSSLSLLQPNDFVQLNAKVLPDSKSDTKVEWASSDETVAEVDSNGMVTAISPGRAKIKASTQDGSSVATTEIIVDWLEMENSYTRSFLYDEQDEHKDEQHNVSYEFEIKDNRVTIKGSSDVDDESKYQYLYYQVKDAAGKVVKANTVPIDFSEYETSFNLFLSEGIYDFNVYFGKEENGDDLEEWLEITSPSIIKISDEISFAVGLDDHNVVYTKYNMTLEEILDKQMAVNPQTDLYGGGWKSAKREDVEYYLNPENFNFYPEEGIDQIVVNASSLNVRRGPSTSYDRITSVSRGATYEFVDFSDGWYKINLGSRKGWVHGDFVLRSAVSSNDVPDHMFQFLILSGSAEVEAEELDRILNNKGTLHGTGNAFIAAGKEHNVNELYLISHALLETGNGTSDLAEGILVDEVDGKEVEPKVVYNMYGIGAKDRDPHRLGAEYAYEAGWFTPEDAIIGGARFISRMYVNHPTYKQDTLYKMRWNPATPATHQYATDIGWAVKQTSNIKSYYDQLDTYVLRFDIPKYLEEK
- a CDS encoding CDP-glycerol glycerophosphotransferase family protein, which produces MKNFIKNSLILGSIVLNTVFYFLSGFSKRKPNRIMFGSWSGYKIGDNPMHLLDYLKNNENIEIIWCGKKHLKDIDIINHKNVQFVQYNTLKSLYYALTSKYVFISNTYRDIALINLFKGATFVQLWHGFGLKKTLATNKRSRLKKLYYELGKNSYEKYSYFISSSELNTKKLLSAFKNNGITNDKVIASGQPKNDFLLKERSNSYIQVIKERYKLKYAIPTDKKIILYLPTFRDNKPTFSFSELKNKDELKLEKELNKNNAIIIEKMHFKDSGNKSKRADEHIFKVCKTEEINELLLISDMLISDYSSCYLDYLLLDRPIIHFAYDYNEYKTVDRGFYYDLDVLAAGPITYTLEETIEQIAKILNNQDNYKQKRRAIKQLAMTYETGDSCKKISDVVLSENVGSALK
- a CDS encoding acylphosphatase, with the protein product MKTKLAKRRIKMQLYKALCILLHPKEYELTPYQSSPIKRRITTIIANDKSAVYLHIKGDLSKAGYRSWLRRKARSKELSCYDKINQNKNVEAVLVGKASEIEEVARLAWAGPINAKVENVKTLWFNKPSITAETNDDQNVDQVAWSQETANLIKETLNHLNSKSDILQKTNKFKEKNFFNSSVDVKRVADDKNLFVTSFSRSNYIVSPREVVGFQQAITSEISNITDTFTNHKHLVKEFLTAHSLHAPEGDCFTELHLAKNYFKSCNHPIVVKPADGRQGRGITVDVRSETELEVAWNFAKKYHNQIILEELVLGVDLRVYVIGGKASTVLLRIPANIVGDGTKTVQQLIEAKNKKRLQNPHLAKKLIIPDTSSLQFLKRQGHTMNSIPQKDEVVFLHLKANLGAGGDSIAITNYTHPDLKRLAEQAAKAVGLQDYCGIDLLVESIDEPRLNQKCSIVEVNSKANIFMVRFPMYGKPTDTTQEFMDYMFNEDKYDNSYPKDKKKIQLTGLLDNNIVQLIKSFAKDLNLNGRISYAEKKAEIIAEGRRHHILMFLDKLWNLTKTHLGSVDGLLVEKHEGDLPQESGFEVLYDSTLGVNHIEKSNSFSNIKLPVTRYNPKVIKKNLDIQLFVEEFRDLGYCAEHAYEDLIKVTKDGKTGITGIRHSSIFSDQACEKKYMSKKLMAFNNIPVPRGAIIKAKHLKKALNFYKNFPQNCTVTELKPHSFYLESNSLVKHVVKGKKSLKSVWKKALKRGVNNLLIEEKIDGFDINIAVVDGQFICAQIIAPVKLHGDGKSTVSELIDEIDTFRSKNPFYESKLIAQNDAVMQQLRDSELNLEDIPKQGESIVLKGVFETVDITDTLHDDFKKKATDAVNSIPGLLFAAVNMTIPKPDNPINMQKWIVNAIDTNPSVAQFHFPWKGKPVNLAKIIIQRLCLAGKIYWIGE
- a CDS encoding NAD-dependent epimerase; the encoded protein is MSKILVTGAAGFIGFHLSQYLLKASHQVIGVDNMNDYYDPALKEDRLAILKQDGNFIFYKLDLKDRESLDDLFAKYQPDYVINLAAQAGVRYSIENPHAYVDSNLVGFVNVLEACRNYPVKHLLYASSSSVYGGNKVAPFSTNHSVDHPVSLYAATKKSNELMAHTYSHLYNIPTTGLRFFTVYGPFGRPDMAYFSFTKNIVAKEEIKVFNHGKMERDFTYVDDVVKGVYKLLDKAPKANKDWDESKDELSSSFAPYKIYNIGNNQPVQLMKFINVLEEKLGKEAKKKYMEMQPGDVLRTCADISDLKRDIDYQPTTSIEEGLDKFVSWYREYYKV
- a CDS encoding ATP-grasp fold amidoligase family protein; the encoded protein is MNYKKIIKSKELRFKILSWLEFIPDKVMVRLQYWIKTGKILNLKHPKRFNEKIQWYKLFYRDPLMTKCADKYRVREYVASKGYEEILIPLCGAYDCAEEIDFDKLPDEFVLKTTNGSHTNIICRNKKKLNIRDTVNTLNSWLKQKSVKLGREWAYYNIEPKIVCEQFLKDSQDVNSELKDYKFLCFDGEVKYIWVDVNRSTNHKRNFYDVSWNYLEVESDVPSYGDNIEKPEGLKKMLEIAQRLSEEFPHVRVDLYWVNNKVYFGELTFYLLSGYESFYPDNFDYVLGREFNLPEVKTKV